The following are encoded in a window of Chionomys nivalis chromosome X, mChiNiv1.1, whole genome shotgun sequence genomic DNA:
- the LOC130867608 gene encoding fructose-bisphosphate aldolase A-like has protein sequence MSYPYPALTPEQKKELSDIAHRIVAPGKGILAADESTGSIAKRLQSIGTENTEENRRFYRQLLLTADDRVNPCIGGGVILFHETPYQKADDGRPFPQVIKSKGGVVGIKVDKGVVPLAGTHGETTIQGLDGLSERCAQYKKDGADFAKWRCVLKIGEHTPSALAIMENANVLARYASICQQNGIVPIVEPEILPDGDHDLKRCQYVTEKVLAAVYKALSDHDVYLEGKLLKPNMVTPGHACTQKYSNEEIAMATVTALRRTVPSAVTGVTFLSGGQSEEEASINLNAINKCPLLKPWALTFSYGRALQASALKAWGGKKENLKAAQEEYIK, from the coding sequence ATGTCCTACCCATACCCAGCACTAACCCCGGAGCAGAAGAAGGAGCTGTCTGACATCGCTCACCGAATTGTGGCTCCGGGCAAGGGCATCCTGGCTGCAGATGAGTCCACTGGAAGCATTGCTAAGCGGCTGCAGTCCATTGGCACTGAGAACACTGAAGAGAACAGGCGCTTCTACCGCCAGCTGCTGCTAACTGCTGATGACCGTGTGAACCCCtgcattggggggggggtgatccTTTTCCATGAAACACCCTACCAGAAGGCGGATGATGGACGTCCCTTCCCCCAAGTTATCAAGTCCAAGGGCGGTGTTGTGGGCATTAAGGTAGATAAAGGCGTGGTACCCCTGGCAGGAACCCATGGTGAGACCACCATCCAAGGGCTGGATGGGCTGTCAGAACGCTGTGCCCAGTATAAGAAGGATGGAGCTGACTTTGCCAAATGGCGCTGTGTGCTCAAGATTGGGGAGCATACTCCTTCAGCCCTTGCCATCATGGAAAATGCCAATGTTCTGGCCCGTTATGCCAGCATCTGCCAGCAGAATGGTATCGTACCCATTGTGGAACCCGAAATCCTCCCTGATGGAGACCATGACTTAAAGCGCTGCCAATATGTAACTGAGAAGGTACTGGCCGCTGTGTACAAGGCTCTGAGTGACCACGATGTCTATCTGGAAGGCAAACTGCTGAAGCCCAACATGGTCACCCCAGGCCATGCTTGTACCCAGAAATACTCTAATGAGGAGATTGCCATGGCAACTGTCACAGCTCTGCGTCGCACAGTGCCCTCTGCTGTTACTGGAGTCACTTTCCTGTCTGGAGGGCAGAGCGAGGAAGAGGCGTCCATCAACCTCAATGCCATCAACAAGTGCCCACTGCTGAAGCCATGGGCCTTGACTTTCTCTTATGGCCGGGCCCTGCAGGCCTCTGCTCTGAAGGCCTGGGGCGGGAAGAAGGAGAACCTGAAGGCTGCTCAGGAGGAATACATCAAGTGA